The Patescibacteria group bacterium genome includes a window with the following:
- a CDS encoding VOC family protein produces MMPISLGHIALRVFDIKKSLLFYKQVFGAQIEIERLSKTIKDESGCPFYVAFIKFGNTTIELFSSTKVAYDINNKDIFHIAFFVINLKEFSDHLDYLDISYETHQIDEQKELIRFFDPDNFIIEVMEHFSNKI; encoded by the coding sequence ATGATGCCAATTTCTTTGGGACATATAGCATTAAGAGTTTTTGATATTAAGAAATCTTTATTATTCTATAAACAAGTTTTTGGAGCTCAAATCGAAATTGAACGTCTATCTAAAACTATTAAAGATGAGAGTGGTTGCCCATTCTACGTCGCATTTATTAAGTTTGGTAACACTACCATTGAATTATTTTCTTCTACAAAAGTTGCTTATGATATAAATAATAAAGACATTTTTCATATTGCATTTTTTGTTATTAATCTTAAAGAATTTTCTGATCACTTAGATTATCTTGATATATCATATGAAACACATCAAATTGATGAACAAAAAGAATTGATTCGTTTCTTTGACCCAGATAATTTTATTATAGAAGTAATGGAACATTTCTCTAATAAAATATAA